AGAAAATGAAGTCTATGACATCTTATCCAAACGCAAAAAAGGCAAATAGCCTTTGCGTCTTAAAAAATCTACAATGCTAAAAAACAAAAAGGAAGGCAATGTTTAAAGACACAAAAGCTTTAAGCTTACAATTTCAAGATTGTAGCATTAAAGAGAGTGATTACACGATTAGCTTCACCGCTTTAAGCCATAATGCACGCATTAAACGCAGTGGATTCTTTGGTGATTTTTATATCAGCATTGATACTGATAACATAGATTTTAATGCTAAGACATTCTATCTTGACCATAATGTAAGCTTCAAAAATGCCATAGGGAGCATTAAAGAGTTTAAAAGAGATGAGAGCGGTAACCTCAAAGTCAAAGTGCAATTTTATGCAGATATAGAAGAATCTCATAACGCATTTTTAAAGTATCAAAAAGGCTTAAGCCAAAGCGTAAGTGTGGGCTTTGGAGAATGTGAAATAGAAGAAAGAGAAAAGATAGATAATCTTCCGCATTATCATATCAAAAGCGGAGAGATAGTAGAGCTTAGTGCAGTATGGCAAGGAGCTGACCCTAATGCGGTTATTTCTGCATTTTGCCAAACATTACAACATCAAACAAAGGAGGCGAGTATGCCACAAGCAAGTGCAAATACAACTTTTGAAGCAAATCAAACACAAGGAGAAATGATGAATCAAGAATCCCTCAAAACATATCAGGAAAAAGTGCAACAGCTCAACGCTCGTAATGAAGAAGTGAATCAAATCATCGAGCTTGGCAAAATCGCAAATGCAAGTGAGGCGGCACTCAAAGCTATTGAAAGCCAAATGAGCTATAAGGAATTTAGCCAAAGCCTTATTACAGATAATACAATCACACAAAACAGAATCTCAAAAGCTCCCAAAGATAGTGTGTGCTTCTCTTTGGCAAATTACGCTTTAAGCGTGGCAAAAGGTGAGCGTGTGGGAGAGATTGAGTTTAAGCAAGGGGCAAATGGACTAGAGATTCCCAATGATTACTATTCACGCTTTAGTGATGAACAAACCAAAAGCATTGATAGCACTTCAGCGGGATTTATCCCAGAGTATTACAGAAGTGATAAGTTTATCGAACAAGTCTTTGCGGAATCTCATATCCTTAGCCTTTGCGATAAGCTCACAGGATTAGTTGGCACACAAAGAATCCCACGAGATAATAGCAACATTAAAGCCTATTGGGTAAAGGAGGGGGAGAAAACGACCACTTCAAAGCTCGGAGCTGATTTTATCACGCTCTCCCCTAACACCCTTAAGGCAAAAGTGCTTATCACAAGGCAAATGTTAGGAATGACGCCTTTTGCTTTAGAATCTTATATCATCAAAGAAATCAAAAGAGCCATTCGTTTGCGCTTAGAAGAAGATTTACTTTATGGAGAAAAGAATGATGATTGCCCAATTAATGGGATTCTTAACACCACAGGCGTGCAAAGCATAGCAAATTATTTTACAAACACTAACTACAAAAAAACCCTCGAATTTGGCGGCAAACTCACAGACATTAATCTATCCATTGCCAACACGCACTTTGCGACTAATTCTAAGGGAATGATTCACCTTCAAAGCACACACTATGATGAGGATAGTGAAAAATATCTCCTCAATGAAAGAGCGACTTATCTAGCAGGGTATCGCTACTTTATGAATAATCTCATCAAAGATAATCACGCTATCTTTGGGGATTATAGCAATGTGCTTATCGGCACTTGGGGTGGTTTGCAAGTGCAAGCGTTAAAAGATGATGAGGGGGATTTAATTTTCACAGGATTTTATGATGTGGGAATGGAGCTCAAAAGAGCAAATGCCTTTGTGATAGCAAAATCTTAAAAAGGAGAGGCTATGAAATATAAAGTCTTGTATGATACATTGATTAATAAAACACACCACACTAAAGGTTCTTGTATAGAGTTTGAGCAAGGCACAGATGAAGGTTATATCAAACGCTTAGTAGTCAATAAAGTCATCACGCCCCTGCAAGAAGAGCAAGAGCCACAAGATGTAAAATCACAAGAGAGACTAGAGCTAGAGCAAAGAGCGAGTGAGCTAGGCATATCATTTAAGAACAATATCAAAAATGAGGCATTAATAGCAAAAATTGCCAAAGCAGAGCAATCTTTAGAATCAAAAGATACAAAGGAATAAACTTTGAATCTAGCTAAAGATAGTGCATTTGAAAAGTTTGCCAAAGATATAGCCCACATCTTGCCTGAAGAGTTTTATGCTTTGGGCAGAAAGAGAAAGACTTTAAGCAATGCAAGCACAAAGATAGTCTATGATATTGCCTCTTCCACAGAGCTAACACTGCTTACTCTTAGTAGCGAGAACACAGACTTGCAAGTAGGCACTATCATAGAGTATCAAAATAAAACCTACAAAATCTATCAAATCGACATAGAATCTCGTGTGATGAAACGATTATTCTTAAAAGAGGAGAATGTCTATGCTTATCAGAAATGAGATTTGTGAGAATCTCAAAATGTGCTTAGAAAAGGACATACAAGAGGCGCGAATCCTCCTTGATGACATTGCCATTTATGATATAAATAATGCGCCTTTTATTGTGATTAAGCAGCAAAATACAGAGATTTCGAGCCCAAGCAGTGAAAATTGGAAGCATATTCTAGGCTTAGAGATTGCAATTATTACCCAAAGCAAGGCACAAAGTGATGCGCTTTTAGAATCTACTTTGCAAACTTTGCAAACTTTTAGCGGGATTAAGAATATCACTGCTATTAATGTAGAAAAAATAGAGATTGCCACAAGTGAAGCTTTCAGTGTGAGCATAGAGCTTGAGATAATCTATTTTACGCCAAGTTATAGAGCCTAAAGCAATGTATCAAATCAGTGTTGAACAAAATCTCCAAAGAATCTTAACCACCCACAAATTTACACTCCCGCTTTGCCCTAATTTTGGCTTGAGTGATAGCTATATTGATAAACCCCTCACACAAGATTTAATGCTAGAGCTTAAAGATGAAATATTAGAGCAAATCGCACTCTATGAGCCAAGAATAAAGGTAAGCGACATCACTCTAGCTTTTAAGGATTCTGTCCTCACACTTCATATCCGCACACAAGAAGAAAATCTCACCATTGAGTTAAGCTAAAGGTTTTATAATGAAAATGCCCGCATTTCTCCAACCCCTAGATTTTGAAAAAGAGAGAGAAGCGATACTGCAAGACTTCACCGCTAAACTCAAAGAGGCAAAAAACATTGATTATGAGCCTTTAATAGCAGATGATTACAATATCCTTATTTCGTGTATTCTCTATCGTTTGGGACTTAAGATTGATGAGCTAAACTTTATTATTGCTAATAATTACCTTGAATATGCCAGCGGTGAGTTTTTAGATGAGCTTGTCAAACTCTTAGGATTAGAACGATTTAAGGGCAGTGCGCCCATAGCAAAGGCAAAGATTACTTGCAAAAAAGATACTTTTATAAGCAAAGGCTCTAAGTTTGTCTCACAAGAGGGCGTGATAGCTTATAGCTTGGAAGATTATGAGCTATATGCAGATAGTGAGAATGAAATACTCCTGCAAGGTGATACGCAAGGAGCGTGGGAAACCAACATCTTAGAAGTCAATAATCCGCTTATTACTGACATTACGATGCTTAGTGAATTTATCGTGTATGAAAAGAGTGAAGATGATGAGTCTTTAAGAAAGCGATTTTTAAATGCCCTCGCCTCTTTTAGCACCGCAGGGAGTAAGGAGAGCTATACGCATTATGCCTCCGTAGAGGGTGTGGGCAAAGTCAAAGCCTTTAGTCCAAGTAAAGGTGTGGTGAAAATCGTGTATTATGGCGATAATGAAGCTGCAGATGTGCTTATAAAAGAGAATCTTCAAGGCAATATCCCCCTCACCGATAAAATCATCATAGAAAAGCTAGAACCTACGATAATTGATTTAGATATTACGCTCACTTTAAGCAAAGAAGCGGATTTTACTTTGATTAGAGAAAGTATCATTAGTAACATACAAACATTTTTCAATGCCCTTGAGATTGGGCAAGAAGTCGCACTCAATAAAGTCATCTCGCTATGCTTTGTGTCCCAAAATGTCCTTAATACGCAAGTAGAATCTTTTGAGCGCGTGGGTGAAGATTCTATCTATGAATTACGCACTATTAATATAAAGAAAATATAATGCCCTTACTTCCTACTGCCTATCCCAAAGAGCTGCACATCTTAGAATCGCTTTTTGCGGATTTACTCAATCAACATTTCAAACTTGATTTTATGTATTTTTACAATTCCAAACACAATCAAAAACATCTCCAACTTATTGCAAATACCTTTGACATCGACATCAAAGATGAGGTGGATTCTATTGCCATAGAGCTTTGTGAGAAACCCATTTTAAAAAAATCCAAACTCGGCACTTATAATGGTATCAAAGAAGCGGTATTTGGTATTTTTGGTGATATTAATATCCAAACACACGCTACCAAAGAAAGCTTAGAACCTTTTTGCTTTGAAATACAAATCGAGCCTACAAGCACTAATATCATTGATTTAAAAAAAGCTCAAATCCTCATTGACAAATACAAACCTCTGCGTGATAGCTCTTTAGGCATCACGATTAATTTCCCTAAGGCACAAATCCCTACACATATAACCACACTAGGGAGATTTAGCCTTAAACTAGACAAAGAAACATCATTACACAGAAACCTGCAAGCAAGGGCATATATAGAGTGTATTGCGCAATGGCATTTAAAGCTTTAAGCCCCAAAGTCTAGAATATTAAGTGATAAGTCTTAAAAAGAATAAGATTCTATAAAGATTTTAAACCATTCATAAGGAGAGCGTATGATTAGAGGGATTCCCACCAATGCAGGCATTGAGATTCTCAATTCAGAGTTAAAAGAGCAAGTGCAAACTTACGCCCTAGTAGGCACACAAACACCTAAAGATGAGATATTAGAGCAAATGCTTTTAAAAGAGGATTTGCGCTTTGATGAGGTGAAAGAGCTGATTTTCCATACTGCAAGTATTGATGTGGGATATTTTGATGAAAATTCAATCCTCACTTATGAAATTAATCTCCAAGCCATCAATACCGACAAATATATGTATGGCATACTCTTACTTGATTTACACAATCAAGTCATTGCTGCCCTCCCCACACCACAAGTGATTTTAGTGCAAGGCATAGGAGGGCTTATCACCATAAAGCTCCCGATTAAGGGCGAAATCAATGAAGTCGTGTTTGTGAGTAGCGATTATGTCAGTCGCGATGAGTTTAATGTCCTTAAAGCCTCACTCAAACCTCCAAAAGTCGATATTCCAGCTCTTGTAGAGCAAATCACCCCTCTGATACAAGAGACAAAAGATTTCTTAGACTACGCACACACCATCGTAGATTCTATGCTAAACTTTGCGCAATTCCTACTCATTGCACAAAAAGAACGAGAAAGAGAAAGGGAGAAAATCGGAGAGTATCGCTTATTTTTTAGAAATGCCTTACCTAAAGGGTTTAAGCCATTAGGTGCAATGCTCTCTATTGAGAAATATCCCGCTGCTTATATGTATTTTGCAAGCACAGATTCACAGCTCCAAGACAATTGCCCTTCAGGATACTTTAGACTGCCTCGTGGAGGATTTTACACCAAAGGCACTGATGATATTTCACAAGTAGGAGCTTTTATGCAAGAGGGATTGCCCGATGTGAATGCAGGAAGCTGGACAAGAGTGGTGAGTAGATACTCTCTTAATGGGCGAAGTGGCGGTAGTAATGATGACTGGGGCGCAAGAGGAAACAATGAGAATCTTAATCTTAATAGATTTAATCCTATCTATGGACGCACTCAAAGTGTAGAAGTCAATCACATATTGCTTTTAGAGGGCATTTATGTGGGGGGGGGGGATAGATAAAGCTTACTCACCTCGCATCAAGCGACTTTTATCTCTTATAGAATCCTCACCATTTCCTTGCGTCTTATAAAACCTATAATCTCTCATAAGTTTAAACCAAAGGAGAGATTATGCCTGACAACTCAACATCACCCAACTCTACTACCCTGCTTTATGATAAATTAAATGAACTCCACGCTCAACTAAGGCAAATCAATCAAAACAGCATTGATGAGTTAAGCGCGCAAGCGATGAGTTTAAAGGTAATAGGTGCTAACATCAAAAACGAGATACTTTCCACACAACAAAATCATCATATCTATAAAAAATCCTATCGACTCTTAAAGCAAGTGCATCTTTATCGCTCCCTTATGGTGCAAGAGGTGCTTATCAATAGCGAGGGAGAGATTGTGCATTATGGTGATGTGCTGATGCGGGGACATTCTTTGAGTAATGTTACAAGTGGAGCTTCCCGCACGCATTATGCAGGATTTACACGCATTTGTTTGCCTAAAGATATAGAATTTATAGAAGTCTTTGGGGGACACAATGTATTTTATGCCTTGCCTAAAGAGGGAAATTTTATTTATGCTTGGGGTGTAAATACTAGTGGCTGCGCAGGAAGTGGCAATACAAATAATATCCCCTTGCCTATCAAAATCAATCTAGGTTTTAGACCTCTTAAAATCCTAAGTGGCACAAGTGAAACCACAGGTAAGCAAACCACGCTTATTTTAAGCGAAGATGGCAAAGTCTATGGAGCGGGGAGTAATGCTTGCGGGGAGTTAGCCATAGGAAACACAATCAACACTTCCACTTTCACACAAAGCCCTTATTTAAGAGATATTATTGATATTGCTTTTGCAAGTAATGGCACTATCGGTTATGCTTTGGCGATTGATAAAGAGGGGAGTTTATGGAGCTGGGGTTATAATGGCAGTGGTAATTTAGGACTAAACCATACAAATAATGTCTCAATCCCTGCCAAGATTACATTTAATGCCAAAGTGAAGCAACTCTCAATCAGCGTAGGCACTAATGCAGCGACTTCTCTTATCGTTTTAGAAGATAAAAGTATTCGCGGAGCGGGATATAATGCACAATACCAACTCTCTCAAAGCAACACAAGTAACTCATCGGTTTTTTTAAGAATCTTAAAACAAAATGGCGAAGAGTTAGATAATATCAAAACAGCCTTTAGCTCAAGTATCAATGGCACAGCCTTTGCGCTTGATGAAGATTCTAATCTATGGAGCTGGGGTTATGGAGGCTATGGCTTTGGAGATAACAGAAGTGGCAATAACCAAATGGCAAGCATTGCCTTAGAAAACATAGAAAGTCTTTGCTTTGTCGATAGAACTGCCACAAGAGTCTTTGCGAAATTAAAAGACGCAAGCGACCTCTTAGCCTTTGGATTTAATACCGATGGCACTCTAGGGATTGGCACTACTACCAATACAAGAGAATTTACACAAGTCTATACACCCCCGCATTTTAAAGACTATCATCTCTATTTTTTTGGTAATGAAGCAAATCTGATTGCCTTATGTGATGATGGCATATATAGCTGCGGGGCATACTTAGATGGGAATATCAATATCGCCACACAAACCCTGCAAAAACAATCTTAAAGGAGTGAAAATGAAAAAGATTTATAGCCTCATTGCTAGTCAAATTACCCAAGTGCAAGGAAACTTTCACTATTTGGGTGAAGAAAATGGCAAAGTCTATGTAGAGGGAGAAGATTTAGAATCTCCATTTGTGGAGGATTTATTGCCGCATAACCTAGAAGCAGCATTGCAAACACAAATAAATCTTACAAAAGAGCAAAAAATAAAAGAGCTTAATGCGATGTGTGACTCACTGCTCACATCATTTAAAAGCTCCGCATTAGGAGAGGAGCATATCTATGATGGAGGCTTAGAAGACCAGCTCAATTTAATGGGCGCGGTGGCTCTAAATAAAGATATGCCCTTTCGTTGCGCAAAAAAAGGAGAATCTAAAGCAAATGTCCCTCACACACAGGCACAACTCGAACAAGTCTATACCGATTGGCTTAACTACAAAAATGATATTATTTTTATATGCGGAATGCTTAAAAACTATATAGAGGGCTTAAGTGATACAGAAGAGATACAAAGAGTGAGCTGGGATTCTTACCAAAACATACAAGCAAAGCTGGAGGAATAGCTCATGGATATTCAATCACGATTTAAAGAGAAGACTACTTATTTCATTATGTTAGGATTTATTATCCTTGCCTTTATCATAAGCGTATCTCTTTGTATTTTTTTATATTATCAAACATTGGACTTTTGGAAATACGCTACATTTTGCATGGTAGATAAAAACTTTGATTGCTTGCTAGATTCACTCTCTCACCAAAGCCTTATTAATGCAAAGATTTCAACCTTTATCACTTGCATCGTTTCCATTAATGGCATCATTGCATCTCTTGTGTTTTTAATGCTTTTTAAGCAAAAGGGTTGATGATGAAATTTGACTGGGACTATATGTGGGTGATGATAATGTCAGTGATTATGGGATTTCTCACTGCACTTAAACTCT
The Helicobacter sp. MIT 05-5293 genome window above contains:
- a CDS encoding baseplate J/gp47 family protein; translation: MKMPAFLQPLDFEKEREAILQDFTAKLKEAKNIDYEPLIADDYNILISCILYRLGLKIDELNFIIANNYLEYASGEFLDELVKLLGLERFKGSAPIAKAKITCKKDTFISKGSKFVSQEGVIAYSLEDYELYADSENEILLQGDTQGAWETNILEVNNPLITDITMLSEFIVYEKSEDDESLRKRFLNALASFSTAGSKESYTHYASVEGVGKVKAFSPSKGVVKIVYYGDNEAADVLIKENLQGNIPLTDKIIIEKLEPTIIDLDITLTLSKEADFTLIRESIISNIQTFFNALEIGQEVALNKVISLCFVSQNVLNTQVESFERVGEDSIYELRTINIKKI
- a CDS encoding phage major capsid protein; translation: MFKDTKALSLQFQDCSIKESDYTISFTALSHNARIKRSGFFGDFYISIDTDNIDFNAKTFYLDHNVSFKNAIGSIKEFKRDESGNLKVKVQFYADIEESHNAFLKYQKGLSQSVSVGFGECEIEEREKIDNLPHYHIKSGEIVELSAVWQGADPNAVISAFCQTLQHQTKEASMPQASANTTFEANQTQGEMMNQESLKTYQEKVQQLNARNEEVNQIIELGKIANASEAALKAIESQMSYKEFSQSLITDNTITQNRISKAPKDSVCFSLANYALSVAKGERVGEIEFKQGANGLEIPNDYYSRFSDEQTKSIDSTSAGFIPEYYRSDKFIEQVFAESHILSLCDKLTGLVGTQRIPRDNSNIKAYWVKEGEKTTTSKLGADFITLSPNTLKAKVLITRQMLGMTPFALESYIIKEIKRAIRLRLEEDLLYGEKNDDCPINGILNTTGVQSIANYFTNTNYKKTLEFGGKLTDINLSIANTHFATNSKGMIHLQSTHYDEDSEKYLLNERATYLAGYRYFMNNLIKDNHAIFGDYSNVLIGTWGGLQVQALKDDEGDLIFTGFYDVGMELKRANAFVIAKS
- a CDS encoding phage tail protein yields the protein MPLLPTAYPKELHILESLFADLLNQHFKLDFMYFYNSKHNQKHLQLIANTFDIDIKDEVDSIAIELCEKPILKKSKLGTYNGIKEAVFGIFGDINIQTHATKESLEPFCFEIQIEPTSTNIIDLKKAQILIDKYKPLRDSSLGITINFPKAQIPTHITTLGRFSLKLDKETSLHRNLQARAYIECIAQWHLKL
- a CDS encoding GPW/gp25 family protein — protein: MYQISVEQNLQRILTTHKFTLPLCPNFGLSDSYIDKPLTQDLMLELKDEILEQIALYEPRIKVSDITLAFKDSVLTLHIRTQEENLTIELS